Genomic segment of Aureibacillus halotolerans:
AATTGAGGCCAACCCCAATGACCTTAACCAACCGACACTTGAGCTTTTAAAGCAAGGGGGAGCGAATCGGTTAAGCATAGGTCAGCAAGCGTTTCAGTCTGAACTGCTTGAACGTCTTGGACGTACGCATGGACCCGATACGCTCGATCAAGTGATTCCTATCGCCCGAAATGTAGGATTTACAAACCTTTCCGTCGACTTGATGTTTGGTCTGCCGGGGCAAACGCAAGCGGATTGGGAGAACTCCTTGAAAAGAGCGACGTCATTGGGTATTGAGCATGTATCCGCTTATTCATTAATTATCGAACCAAAAACAGTGTTTTATAATCTGCATAAGCGGGGTCGCCTTCCATTGCCTGTTGAGGATGAGGACGCCAAAATGTATGAATCCCTGATCGTACACATGCAAAACGAGGGGTTAATGCAGTATGAAATAAGCAATTTTGCTCGTCCTGGCTTTGAAAGCAAACATAATCTTACGTATTGGGACAATGAGGAGTACATCGGCGCAGGCGCAGGCGCTCACGGGTACATTGATGGATATAGAACGGTGAACACAAGACCGATCGGGAAATACATTGATGCAGTAGAGGCTGGCCAGCCACATCTTGAACATCATCTTGTAACGACGCAGGAAAAAATGGAGGAAGAATTGTTTTTAGGGTTACGTAAAAATGATGGTGTTTCACTTCCCCATTTCGTAAAGAAGTTTGGAATGCCGCTACCGAAAGCGTTTATGGAAACCATTCAACAGTTAAAAACAAAAGAGCTGTTAAGCGAAGAAGATGGACAGTTACGGTTGACTGAATTGGGTCGTCCGCTCGGCAACGAAGTGTTTCAAGCTTTTTTAGGTCTAGAGGTGAACTGATGTAATTGGAATGTTTTCGATCATCTTCATTGACAATTTGCTTCTCGTTTTGGTAGGTTATTAATAGAATTAGCACTCGGCACTACAGAGTGCTAACAGAGGTGATTTCTAGCATGGACCTTACTGAGCGACAGCTGTCTATATTGCAGGTCATCATCGAAGATTATATCGAAACTGCTTTGCCGGTAGGTTCTAGTTCATTGGCGAAGTCAGGCAAAATTGCATTTAGTTCGGCGACCATTCGAAATGAAATGGCCGAGCTAGAGGAAAAAGGCTACATTGAGAAAACACATAGTTCCTCAGGACGTGTTCCGTCTGAGCGAGGCTACCGCTTTTATGTTGATCATCTCGTGAGCCCAAGTGTGTTAGAAAAAAAAGAAGTTGAGAAGCTCCATATGCTGTTTAGTCAGCAAATGATTGAATTTGAAAAGCTGATTCAGGAAGCGGCAAATATTCTATCTTCAATGACGAATTACACGTCGATTGTATTAAGCCCTGAACTGTTTGATGCCTCTTTAAAACAAATTCAATTCATTCCGGTATCAGATCAAATGGCGGTGGTCATCCTTGTTACAGAAACAGGCTTTGTTGAGCACCGAACCATTGCCATTCCGAAATCTGTTTCTGCAGACGATTTAGAAATGCTCGTCCGAATGCTGAATGATAGGCTTCGGGGTGTGCCAATCCGCCAATTGAATGAGTATATTGCGAAAGAAATGGACCGAATTTT
This window contains:
- the hemW gene encoding radical SAM family heme chaperone HemW, which gives rise to MKAIYLHIPFCEQICHYCDFSKVFIENQPVDRYLQALEREVELTLDKHPQLEGIQSIFIGGGTPTALNHEQLSKLLRFIEKTLLPLASDELEYTIEANPNDLNQPTLELLKQGGANRLSIGQQAFQSELLERLGRTHGPDTLDQVIPIARNVGFTNLSVDLMFGLPGQTQADWENSLKRATSLGIEHVSAYSLIIEPKTVFYNLHKRGRLPLPVEDEDAKMYESLIVHMQNEGLMQYEISNFARPGFESKHNLTYWDNEEYIGAGAGAHGYIDGYRTVNTRPIGKYIDAVEAGQPHLEHHLVTTQEKMEEELFLGLRKNDGVSLPHFVKKFGMPLPKAFMETIQQLKTKELLSEEDGQLRLTELGRPLGNEVFQAFLGLEVN
- the hrcA gene encoding heat-inducible transcriptional repressor HrcA, producing the protein MDLTERQLSILQVIIEDYIETALPVGSSSLAKSGKIAFSSATIRNEMAELEEKGYIEKTHSSSGRVPSERGYRFYVDHLVSPSVLEKKEVEKLHMLFSQQMIEFEKLIQEAANILSSMTNYTSIVLSPELFDASLKQIQFIPVSDQMAVVILVTETGFVEHRTIAIPKSVSADDLEMLVRMLNDRLRGVPIRQLNEYIAKEMDRILMHHLKQSSQLYELVGNLFGLPQHAKLFFSGKENILSQPDFHDIRKLHGLYSVIEKEQPLYDLMKQPNELGDGIRVKIGKENSLIEMANCSLITATFTLDGKKTGTLALLGPTRMEYGRVISLLTYLSADLHRFNDDLN